One genomic segment of Acanthochromis polyacanthus isolate Apoly-LR-REF ecotype Palm Island chromosome 9, KAUST_Apoly_ChrSc, whole genome shotgun sequence includes these proteins:
- the rem2 gene encoding GTP-binding protein REM 2 yields the protein MADQYSMFLTTAPPLRRGSTPLPVKHQLRREEAVSEDCDWIPGLEEPTTLPISDTAVPGDESFSQSAVAQPAYQSHGGALRIVLLGQNGVGKSSLALSLAGQSDRSLSIDSETQACGEGYECTVTVDDEDSKVIIFDNWKQDLSTLQCDVCILVFSVTDRRSFHRTAQLRLLLRESQPQTPIILVGNKSDLVRSREISSEEAQSSAMMFDCIYLELSASLDHGTNELLEAAVRTARGDCVGPGWTDGDPGSGRRESLTSRAKRFLAGLVPRSYGRDRERDRGRYREMSRHRGSKILRQKSRSCHDLSAL from the exons ATGGCTGACCAG TACAGTATGTTTCTCACCACGGCGCCCCCCCTGCGGCGAGGGAGCACGCCCCTGCCTGTCAAGCACCAGCTGCGACGGGAAGAGGCCGTATCCGAGGACTGTGATTGGATCCCGGGCCTGGAGGAACCTACCACGTTGCCTATCAGTGACACAGCGGTGCCTGGAGATGAGTCCTTCAGCCAGTCGGCGGTTGCCCAGCCAGCTTACCAAAGCCATGGTGGGGCGCTGAGGATAGTGCTGCTGGGACAGAATGGCGTGGGCAAGTCATCATTGGCCTTATCTCTGGCCGGGCAGTCGGACAGATCCCTCTCTATAGACTCGGAGACGCAAGCATGTG GTGAGGGCTACGAGTGCACAGTGACGGTGGATGACGAGGACAGCAAAGTCATCATTTTCGACAACTGGAAACAG GACCTGTCCACTCTGCAGTGCGATGTGTGCATCCTGGTCTTCTCAGTGACTGACAGGCGAAGTTTCCACCGCACCGCCCAGCTCCGCCTCCTTCTCAGGGAGTCCCAGCCACAAACACCAATCATCCTGGTGGGCAACAAGAGTGACCTTGTGCGTTCCCGTGAAATCAGCTCAGAGG AGGCCCAGTCCAGCGCCATGATGTTCGACTGCATCTACCTGGAGCTCTCAGCCTCCTTAGACCACGGCACCAACGAGCTGCTGGAGGCGGCAGTTCGGACTGCAAGGGGAGACTGTGTGGGCCCCGGGTGGACGGACGGAGACCCCGGATCGGGCCGCAGGGAGAGCCTGACGAGTCGGGCCAAGCGCTTCCTGGCTGGGCTGGTACCGAGGTCGTACGGCCGAGACAGGGAGCGGGATCGGGGTCGCTACAGGGAGATGAGCCGCCACCGGGGCAGCAAGATCCTCCGGCAGAAGTCCCGCTCCTGTCACGACCTGAGTGCACTGTGA